The following are from one region of the Stigmatella ashevillena genome:
- a CDS encoding M23 family metallopeptidase, producing MPSIVPARRWSLPLCLTLVALSLLAWRAEAEPGFSLQPGTAKPGDPVLITVWGLNGTPTGTLAGRPLRFYEATGGWQALSGLPVELTAGTAEVKVLGFAPEGNAPVSLDGTLDVVDPGYPSRELRVAGKYVQPPEAVKARMAADKAAFAAAFSQPLGPLLFSRNFAWPRQDRITAPFGDKRSFNGKLQSQHFGTDIDGDPGAPIHAANEGVVVMTRDNYSAGNTVIVHHGGGLYTTYFHLSRITVKPGAKVQQGDPLGKVGKTGRVTGPHLHWGVKADDLWLDAETLLKLDFFAAPAPRTLPAP from the coding sequence ATGCCGTCGATCGTCCCTGCCCGCCGTTGGTCCCTCCCCCTGTGCTTGACCCTGGTGGCCCTGAGCCTGCTGGCCTGGCGTGCCGAGGCGGAGCCGGGCTTCTCCCTCCAGCCCGGGACGGCGAAGCCCGGAGATCCCGTGCTCATCACGGTGTGGGGCTTGAACGGAACGCCCACGGGGACGCTGGCCGGGAGACCGCTGCGCTTCTACGAAGCCACGGGCGGCTGGCAGGCCCTGTCCGGACTTCCGGTGGAGCTGACCGCGGGAACCGCCGAGGTGAAGGTGCTGGGCTTCGCGCCGGAGGGAAACGCGCCGGTCTCGCTGGATGGCACCCTGGACGTGGTGGACCCGGGCTACCCCAGCCGGGAGCTGCGCGTGGCGGGCAAGTACGTCCAACCCCCCGAGGCGGTGAAGGCCCGGATGGCCGCGGACAAGGCCGCATTCGCCGCGGCCTTCTCTCAGCCACTCGGGCCGCTCCTCTTCTCCCGGAACTTCGCGTGGCCGCGCCAGGACCGCATCACCGCGCCCTTCGGCGACAAGCGCTCCTTCAACGGCAAGCTCCAGAGCCAGCACTTCGGCACGGACATCGATGGAGACCCCGGCGCGCCCATCCACGCCGCCAACGAGGGCGTGGTGGTGATGACGCGCGACAACTACAGCGCGGGCAACACGGTCATCGTCCACCACGGAGGAGGCCTCTACACCACCTACTTCCACCTCTCGCGCATCACCGTGAAACCGGGCGCGAAGGTCCAGCAAGGCGATCCGTTGGGCAAGGTGGGCAAGACGGGCCGGGTGACAGGCCCCCACCTGCATTGGGGGGTGAAGGCCGATGATCTCTGGTTGGATGCGGAGACGCTGCTCAAGCTGGACTTCTTCGCCGCCCCAGCGCCCCGGACCCTACCCGCCCCTTAG